A window of the Xenopus laevis strain J_2021 chromosome 9_10L, Xenopus_laevis_v10.1, whole genome shotgun sequence genome harbors these coding sequences:
- the notum.L gene encoding palmitoleoyl-protein carboxylesterase notum1, with protein sequence MRRLMSSKAWPPAKTASGILSTQPEENPHWWNANMVFIPYCSSDVWSGASPKTEKSGYAFMGSLIIQEVVKELLGKGLDAAKVLLLAGSSAGGTGVLLNVDLVADLLEELGYPGIQVRGLSDSGWFLDNKQYRRTDCTDIITCAPTEAIQRGIRYWSSMVPERCKQQFKEGEEWNCFFGYKIYPTLRSPVFVVQWLFDEAQLTVDNVHLSGQPVQESQWLYIQNLGRELRNTLKDVGASFAPACLAHEVITRSHWTEIQVRGTSLPRALHCWDRRLQETNKNSKVPLKGCPFHLMDSCPWPQCNPTCPSIRDHFTGQEMSVVQFLMHLGFDSGILPH encoded by the exons ATGAGGAGGCTTATGAGTTCCAAGGCATGGCCTCCTGCTAAAACTG cttcagGCATTTTGTCAACTCAGCCAGAAGAGAATCCGCACTGGTGGAATGCTAATATGGT GTTCATCCCATACTGCTCTAGTGATGTATGGAGCGGAGCATCACCTAAAACTGAGAAAA GTGGATATGCATTTATGGGATCGCTCATTATACAGGAAGTGGTCAAGGAGCTTCTAGGGAAGGGACTGGACGCTGCCAAGGTTCTTCTGTTGGCTGGAAGCAG TGCTGGTGGAACTGGTGTCCTTCTAAATGTGGACCTGGTGGCAGATCTACTGGAGGAGTTGGGTTACCCTGGTATCCAAGTTCGAGGCCTCTCTGACTCTGGCTGGTTCCTGGATAACAAGCAGTACCGGAGAACAGACTGTACAGATATAATTACATGTGCTCCCACTGAGGCAATACAGAGAGGAATTAG GTACTGGAGCAGCATGGTTCCAGAACGTTGCAAGCAGCAGTTTAAAGAAGGGGAAGAATGGAACTGCTTCTTCGGCTACAAGATCTATCCGACTTTGAGAA GTCCTGTGTTTGTGGTGCAGTGGTTGTTTGATGAAGCCCAGCTGACAGTAGATAATGTTCATCTGAGTGGGCAGCCAGTACAAGAGAGTCAATGGCTTTATATCCAAAATTTGGGCCGGGAGCTGAGGAACACGCTAAAGGATGTTGG GGCAAGTTTCGCTCCTGCATGTCTGGCACATGAGGTGATCACACGTAG TCACTGGACAGAGATTCAGGTCCGAGGCACCTCTCTCCCCCGTGCTCTGCATTGCTGGGATCGGCGTCTGCAAGAGACAAACAAAAATAGCAAGGTCCCATTGAAGGGATGCCCCTTCCATTTGATGGACAGCTGCCCCTGGCCACAGTGTAACCCAACCTGCCCCTCCATCCGAGACCACTTTACAGGGCAAGAAATGAGTGTGGTGCAATTCCTTATGCATCTTGGCTTCGAT AGTGGCATTTTGCCACATTAG
- the notum.L gene encoding palmitoleoyl-protein carboxylesterase notum1 isoform X4, with amino-acid sequence MRRLMSSKAWPPAKTASGILSTQPEENPHWWNANMVFIPYCSSDVWSGASPKTEKSGYAFMGSLIIQEVVKELLGKGLDAAKVLLLAGSSAGGTGVLLNVDLVADLLEELGYPGIQVRGLSDSGWFLDNKQYRRTDCTDIITCAPTEAIQRGIRYWSSMVPERCKQQFKEGEEWNCFFGYKIYPTLRSPVFVVQWLFDEAQLTVDNVHLSGQPVQESQWLYIQNLGRELRNTLKDVGASFAPACLAHEVITRSHWTEIQVRGTSLPRALHCWDRRLQETNKNSKVPLKGCPFHLMDSCPWPQCNPTCPSIRDHFTGQEMSVVQFLMHLGFDVQKMASQQGMEPGKLLGVLSS; translated from the exons ATGAGGAGGCTTATGAGTTCCAAGGCATGGCCTCCTGCTAAAACTG cttcagGCATTTTGTCAACTCAGCCAGAAGAGAATCCGCACTGGTGGAATGCTAATATGGT GTTCATCCCATACTGCTCTAGTGATGTATGGAGCGGAGCATCACCTAAAACTGAGAAAA GTGGATATGCATTTATGGGATCGCTCATTATACAGGAAGTGGTCAAGGAGCTTCTAGGGAAGGGACTGGACGCTGCCAAGGTTCTTCTGTTGGCTGGAAGCAG TGCTGGTGGAACTGGTGTCCTTCTAAATGTGGACCTGGTGGCAGATCTACTGGAGGAGTTGGGTTACCCTGGTATCCAAGTTCGAGGCCTCTCTGACTCTGGCTGGTTCCTGGATAACAAGCAGTACCGGAGAACAGACTGTACAGATATAATTACATGTGCTCCCACTGAGGCAATACAGAGAGGAATTAG GTACTGGAGCAGCATGGTTCCAGAACGTTGCAAGCAGCAGTTTAAAGAAGGGGAAGAATGGAACTGCTTCTTCGGCTACAAGATCTATCCGACTTTGAGAA GTCCTGTGTTTGTGGTGCAGTGGTTGTTTGATGAAGCCCAGCTGACAGTAGATAATGTTCATCTGAGTGGGCAGCCAGTACAAGAGAGTCAATGGCTTTATATCCAAAATTTGGGCCGGGAGCTGAGGAACACGCTAAAGGATGTTGG GGCAAGTTTCGCTCCTGCATGTCTGGCACATGAGGTGATCACACGTAG TCACTGGACAGAGATTCAGGTCCGAGGCACCTCTCTCCCCCGTGCTCTGCATTGCTGGGATCGGCGTCTGCAAGAGACAAACAAAAATAGCAAGGTCCCATTGAAGGGATGCCCCTTCCATTTGATGGACAGCTGCCCCTGGCCACAGTGTAACCCAACCTGCCCCTCCATCCGAGACCACTTTACAGGGCAAGAAATGAGTGTGGTGCAATTCCTTATGCATCTTGGCTTCGATGTGCAGAAGATGGCCAGTCAACAAGGCATGGAGCCAGGCAAACTTCTTGGGGTTTTAAGTAGTTAG